A genome region from Anaerobacillus alkaliphilus includes the following:
- a CDS encoding ABC-F family ATP-binding cassette domain-containing protein produces MITVSNVSLRYGDRKLFEDVNIKFTPGNCYGLIGANGAGKSTFLKILSGEIESQTGDVHMGPGQRLAVLKQNHYEFEDVDVMTVVIMGHARLYQVMQEKDAIYMKADFTDEDGMKAAELEGEFAEMNGWEAESEAAILLKGLGIGEDLHNKKMADLSGGEKVKVLLAQALFGKPDVLLLDEPTNHLDIKAIQWLEEFLINFENTVIVVSHDRHFLNKVCTHIADLDFSKIQIYVGNYDFWYESSQLASRMANDANKKKEEKIKELQNFIARFSANASKSKQATSRKKLLDKISLDDIRPSSRRYPFVGFTPEREIGNDLLRVDGLTKTIDGEKVLDNVSFVMNKGDKIALVGPNELAKTTLFKILMGEMEADSGSFKWGVTTSQSYFPKDNSKFFEGCDLNLVDWLRQFSPQDDSESFLRGFLGRMLFSGEEVLKKASVLSGGEKVRCMLSKMMLSGSNVLLLDEPTNHLDLESITAVNNGLIAFKGSMMFASHDHQFIQTIANRIMDFTPNGLVDKQMTYDEYLETVKK; encoded by the coding sequence ATGATTACTGTTTCAAATGTTAGTTTACGTTATGGAGATCGCAAATTATTCGAGGATGTAAATATAAAGTTTACACCTGGAAATTGCTACGGTTTAATTGGAGCAAACGGTGCTGGAAAATCGACATTTTTAAAAATATTATCTGGGGAAATTGAATCGCAAACAGGCGATGTTCATATGGGACCTGGTCAGCGTTTAGCTGTATTAAAGCAGAACCACTATGAATTCGAAGATGTGGACGTAATGACAGTTGTGATTATGGGCCATGCCAGACTTTACCAGGTAATGCAAGAAAAAGATGCGATTTATATGAAAGCTGACTTCACTGATGAGGACGGAATGAAAGCAGCTGAGCTTGAAGGTGAATTTGCTGAAATGAACGGTTGGGAAGCAGAGTCTGAAGCTGCGATCCTTTTAAAAGGCCTTGGTATCGGTGAAGATTTACACAACAAGAAAATGGCAGACTTATCCGGTGGAGAAAAGGTAAAAGTGTTACTTGCACAAGCCTTATTCGGTAAGCCTGATGTTCTATTACTTGATGAGCCTACAAACCATTTAGACATTAAAGCAATTCAATGGTTAGAGGAGTTTTTAATTAACTTTGAAAATACGGTTATCGTTGTATCCCATGACCGTCACTTCTTAAACAAAGTTTGTACGCACATTGCTGACTTAGATTTTAGCAAAATTCAAATTTATGTTGGTAACTATGATTTCTGGTATGAGTCTAGCCAATTGGCTTCAAGAATGGCTAACGATGCCAACAAAAAGAAAGAAGAAAAAATCAAAGAGCTTCAAAACTTTATCGCTCGTTTTAGTGCAAATGCATCAAAATCGAAGCAAGCAACGTCTCGTAAGAAATTATTAGACAAAATCTCATTAGATGATATTCGCCCATCATCTCGTCGTTATCCGTTTGTTGGTTTTACACCTGAACGTGAAATCGGAAACGATCTTCTTCGTGTTGACGGCTTAACAAAAACAATTGATGGTGAAAAAGTGTTAGACAATGTTTCATTCGTGATGAATAAAGGTGACAAAATTGCCTTAGTTGGTCCAAACGAACTTGCAAAAACGACACTTTTTAAAATCTTAATGGGTGAAATGGAAGCTGATAGCGGCTCATTTAAATGGGGTGTAACGACATCTCAATCCTATTTTCCAAAAGATAACTCAAAATTCTTTGAAGGCTGCGACCTTAACCTAGTTGATTGGTTACGTCAGTTCTCACCTCAAGATGATTCAGAAAGCTTCTTACGTGGTTTCTTAGGAAGAATGCTCTTCTCTGGTGAAGAAGTATTGAAAAAAGCAAGTGTCCTTTCTGGTGGAGAAAAAGTTCGTTGTATGCTTTCAAAAATGATGTTAAGTGGCTCTAACGTATTGCTATTAGATGAGCCTACAAACCACTTAGACTTAGAGTCAATTACAGCTGTC
- a CDS encoding YncE family protein, with amino-acid sequence MREYLIVLNKDEDTISFVDLATNKVEKTIETDFNPHEVVVTPDGKKTYVTCSLGNKINIINNETFEIQKRLEHPDFNFPHGLGVTPDGKKVYMASTYSEKVFIIDADTDEIEKVFPTYQKLSHMISFSPDGKTVYVPNIGSHNMTVVDVEKEEIVNHFPVGQGPEGVAVHPNGKYLYVANQHDNTLFVINVKTLEVEHKRRIGAVPIRIVFSPDGKYALIPNRESGDLSIIETEHELKGNVRPWEVKRIRVGVWPGGTVFNEDGSFAYVANNKTNDVSIINMSTLKEEGTIDVGVHPDGIAYLKK; translated from the coding sequence TTGAGAGAATATTTAATTGTACTAAACAAAGATGAGGATACGATTTCTTTTGTAGACTTAGCAACGAATAAGGTTGAAAAGACGATTGAAACAGATTTTAACCCACATGAGGTTGTTGTCACACCTGATGGGAAGAAAACGTATGTTACATGTTCTTTAGGAAATAAAATTAACATCATTAATAATGAAACATTTGAAATCCAAAAGCGCTTAGAGCATCCAGATTTTAATTTTCCGCATGGGCTTGGTGTAACTCCAGATGGAAAAAAAGTTTATATGGCATCTACATACAGTGAAAAAGTATTTATTATCGATGCTGACACTGATGAAATTGAAAAAGTATTTCCTACATATCAAAAGTTATCTCACATGATTTCGTTTTCTCCTGATGGAAAAACGGTATACGTACCAAACATCGGCAGTCACAATATGACAGTTGTGGATGTGGAAAAAGAAGAGATCGTTAATCATTTTCCAGTAGGACAGGGGCCAGAGGGGGTTGCTGTTCATCCAAACGGAAAATACCTCTATGTAGCAAACCAGCATGACAATACGTTGTTTGTTATTAATGTAAAGACACTTGAGGTTGAGCATAAACGTCGTATTGGCGCTGTACCGATTCGGATCGTCTTTTCTCCAGACGGAAAATATGCTCTTATACCAAACCGTGAAAGTGGAGATTTATCGATTATTGAAACAGAGCACGAGCTAAAAGGAAACGTTCGCCCATGGGAAGTAAAACGTATCCGTGTTGGGGTTTGGCCAGGTGGAACGGTATTTAATGAAGATGGCTCGTTTGCCTATGTCGCTAATAACAAAACGAATGACGTATCAATTATTAATATGAGTACGTTAAAAGAAGAGGGTACGATTGATGTAGGTGTGCATCCTGATGGGATTGCGTATTTGAAGAAGTAA
- the proC gene encoding pyrroline-5-carboxylate reductase — translation MNILMIGAGRMAEAIISGLMKQNNNLRLTVANQTDDVKRLELAKKYNINETSDWRTAVEQSDIIISAAPPSAHEGLFQELSPLINKQLVITVAAGIDTTFMQGHLPEGTPVCWIMPNTAAQLQASISTFVCGHYVTNEHRQIIEMILAAIGDYEELTEEQVHDLTAVTGSAPAFLYLFCEALEKAAVSYGISQEQARKLVTKMVAGSAQMLEAGYPPSDLREQVTTPGGSTAAGVSVLNEGNFTELIGAAVKATNEHARGRKN, via the coding sequence ATGAATATTTTAATGATAGGTGCTGGGAGAATGGCAGAAGCGATTATCTCAGGATTAATGAAACAAAATAATAACTTACGCTTAACGGTCGCAAATCAAACTGATGATGTGAAGCGACTAGAGCTTGCCAAAAAATATAATATCAACGAGACAAGCGACTGGCGAACAGCTGTTGAACAAAGTGATATTATTATATCTGCTGCTCCTCCAAGTGCACATGAAGGGTTATTTCAAGAGCTTTCTCCTTTAATAAATAAACAGTTGGTCATTACAGTTGCTGCGGGAATTGATACCACTTTTATGCAAGGCCATCTACCAGAAGGAACTCCAGTGTGCTGGATTATGCCAAATACTGCGGCACAGTTGCAAGCATCTATCTCAACTTTTGTTTGTGGGCATTATGTCACTAATGAACATCGTCAAATTATTGAAATGATCTTAGCAGCTATCGGTGACTACGAGGAATTAACAGAAGAGCAAGTTCATGACTTAACAGCCGTTACTGGTAGTGCACCTGCTTTTCTGTACCTTTTTTGCGAGGCTCTAGAAAAAGCCGCAGTAAGTTACGGAATTAGTCAGGAACAAGCTCGTAAACTTGTAACGAAGATGGTTGCAGGTTCTGCACAGATGTTGGAAGCAGGCTACCCACCTAGCGATTTACGCGAGCAAGTAACGACTCCAGGCGGTTCAACAGCTGCAGGAGTTAGTGTATTAAACGAAGGCAATTTCACTGAACTGATTGGCGCTGCCGTAAAAGCGACAAACGAGCATGCGCGCGGGCGGAAGAACTGA
- a CDS encoding DUF2515 domain-containing protein encodes MFDQVTNVLKKAIQLPKHGIDLLADTYESNKYEKSSTKRWNKLSFSEITLQDLQRKLADNKQVPTPLTQANRALVKEIETKTHKLNRNNVTRTKAYLDFYQKHPEIHWAFLAHLVSRNGGWNMTDLKGSMLPKIISSTSCNDFFSFLERANALIFHDAYPQLLLYEASKQKGRNLFYLLPKFHVSTFMRTFWDYFLERQDSQLLTVALIINEQNYIEKRVIHHPDYKEKVLDNILFKLQELLQFTYVLFPYQVKPKKTRLAGTTVSDFANVNQRVEIGKKLYCTLFGYENLGNDIYQFASTVPHTASRSDYWPEMFTKDSSTTLQTVSISCKPTKPIVYSPTLDQAWKDVDYSFTDRHDWFERNDQFLHYFKEITTPPSFDLSRQYCQDINKMLAASTAAEMIKP; translated from the coding sequence ATGTTTGATCAAGTGACGAATGTTTTAAAAAAAGCAATCCAACTACCTAAACACGGGATTGATTTACTTGCCGATACCTATGAGTCAAATAAATATGAAAAAAGTAGTACGAAACGTTGGAACAAGCTTTCATTTTCAGAAATTACTCTACAAGATTTGCAAAGGAAGCTAGCTGATAACAAACAAGTTCCCACTCCTTTAACTCAGGCAAATCGTGCTCTTGTAAAGGAAATTGAAACAAAAACACATAAGCTTAATCGGAACAATGTTACTAGAACGAAAGCTTACCTTGACTTTTATCAAAAGCATCCAGAAATCCATTGGGCATTTCTCGCTCACCTCGTCTCGAGAAATGGCGGCTGGAATATGACAGATTTAAAAGGGAGCATGCTACCGAAAATCATTTCTAGTACTTCTTGCAACGACTTTTTCTCTTTCCTAGAACGAGCCAACGCATTAATTTTTCATGATGCCTATCCGCAATTGTTATTATATGAGGCTAGCAAACAGAAAGGCAGAAACCTATTTTATCTTCTGCCCAAATTTCATGTTTCAACATTTATGAGAACGTTTTGGGACTATTTTTTAGAAAGACAAGACAGTCAACTTCTCACCGTGGCCTTAATCATTAATGAACAAAATTACATTGAAAAAAGAGTCATTCACCACCCAGACTATAAAGAAAAAGTGCTTGATAATATTCTATTTAAATTACAGGAGCTACTACAATTTACGTACGTGCTGTTTCCTTACCAAGTAAAGCCAAAGAAAACTCGTCTAGCAGGCACGACTGTCTCTGATTTCGCGAATGTAAATCAGAGGGTTGAAATTGGAAAAAAATTATATTGTACTCTATTTGGTTATGAAAATTTAGGTAACGACATCTATCAGTTTGCTTCAACTGTTCCCCATACCGCATCTAGAAGCGATTACTGGCCAGAAATGTTTACTAAGGACAGTAGCACTACTTTACAAACTGTTAGCATTTCCTGCAAACCTACAAAACCAATTGTCTATAGTCCAACCTTAGATCAGGCCTGGAAAGATGTTGATTATAGCTTTACAGACAGACATGACTGGTTTGAACGAAATGACCAGTTTCTTCACTACTTTAAGGAGATTACAACTCCACCTTCTTTTGACTTATCCCGTCAGTATTGTCAGGATATCAACAAAATGCTTGCTGCAAGTACAGCGGCAGAAATGATAAAACCCTAA
- a CDS encoding helix-turn-helix transcriptional regulator, with protein MLNQAFFLELQEYVERHLHLYIADSLEEEICFLQDILHNELENFVKANRKPSFAQVLFRFIDLKGYTDASLYKKAGIDRRHFSKIRSNPSYRVNKSTAVALAFALELTKKETDKLLSSAGFSLSDNDIFDLVIQFCLEKKTYNINEVNVALDYFSLKPLGNALE; from the coding sequence ATGCTTAATCAAGCATTTTTCTTAGAGCTACAGGAGTATGTTGAAAGGCACTTACACTTATATATAGCTGATTCACTAGAAGAGGAGATTTGCTTCTTGCAAGACATTCTCCATAACGAACTTGAAAACTTCGTGAAAGCCAACCGAAAACCGTCATTTGCACAGGTACTATTTCGTTTTATTGATCTAAAGGGATACACAGATGCGTCTCTTTATAAAAAGGCAGGTATTGACCGCCGTCACTTTTCTAAAATTCGTTCAAACCCTTCCTACCGTGTCAACAAAAGCACTGCAGTAGCCCTCGCATTTGCTCTTGAACTAACAAAAAAAGAAACCGACAAACTGTTAAGTTCTGCTGGTTTCTCCTTGTCTGATAACGACATTTTCGATTTAGTGATTCAATTTTGTCTTGAGAAAAAAACGTATAACATCAATGAAGTAAACGTAGCTTTAGATTATTTTAGCCTGAAACCGTTAGGGAACGCACTAGAATAA
- a CDS encoding vWA domain-containing protein, with translation MNKNVTEIIFLLDRSGSMEGLEEDTIGGFNAFINKQRQLAGETMVTTVLFDDQYEILWNGVNAEEVRLTNDNYFVRGSTALLDAVGKTILEVGHRLAKTKEPGKVIFVITTDGQENASREFTYKKVKELIRHQQEKYSWEFIFLGANIDVAREADSLGISMEQTFSFEASKHGVEAMYEMVCEAVSEKRVL, from the coding sequence ATGAATAAAAATGTAACGGAAATTATTTTTTTACTTGATCGCAGTGGGTCAATGGAGGGTCTTGAAGAAGACACAATTGGCGGATTTAATGCATTTATTAACAAACAAAGACAGTTAGCTGGTGAAACGATGGTGACAACGGTTCTCTTTGATGATCAGTATGAAATTTTATGGAATGGTGTCAATGCTGAAGAAGTGAGGTTAACTAATGATAACTATTTTGTTAGAGGCTCGACTGCTCTCCTTGATGCAGTAGGAAAAACGATACTAGAGGTAGGGCATCGATTAGCCAAGACAAAAGAGCCTGGTAAGGTGATTTTTGTTATTACAACTGATGGACAGGAAAATGCTAGTCGTGAATTCACTTATAAAAAAGTAAAAGAGTTAATCAGACACCAACAAGAGAAGTATAGCTGGGAGTTTATCTTTCTAGGAGCTAATATCGACGTTGCAAGAGAAGCAGATAGTCTCGGAATTTCAATGGAACAGACGTTTAGTTTTGAGGCTTCAAAACATGGTGTTGAAGCTATGTATGAAATGGTGTGCGAAGCGGTGTCGGAGAAGAGAGTACTATAA
- a CDS encoding YqcI/YcgG family protein, which yields MTQLFDTDTIESMRTSMQTWQNDAYDSFAKKMSDKEHLFPCIPATQGFRLNHFRFAFILDPREEKAVEELATLLKEYSETSRDTGNFSSLIVLFETPLDLIQEYSVEDYEALFWSLLNRVSELDEIQWPDHIPTEADNNIWEFCFHGQQYFVYCGTPAHKQRESRRTDVFTLAITPRWVLDEFNRSPELSQKIKDNIRTRLEAYDSAPAHPELKKYGQDDNYEWKQYFLRDDETALSECPFHKLWKNNNEKA from the coding sequence ATGACCCAACTATTTGACACTGATACAATCGAGTCAATGCGAACTTCTATGCAAACTTGGCAAAATGACGCATATGATTCTTTTGCAAAAAAGATGAGTGATAAAGAGCACCTATTTCCTTGTATTCCAGCAACCCAAGGATTTCGTCTCAATCATTTTCGTTTCGCTTTTATCTTAGACCCTAGAGAAGAAAAAGCAGTAGAAGAGTTAGCTACTTTGTTAAAAGAATATAGCGAAACTTCAAGAGACACAGGGAACTTTTCTTCATTAATAGTTCTATTTGAAACACCTCTTGACCTAATACAAGAGTACTCAGTAGAAGATTATGAAGCTTTATTTTGGTCGCTGTTAAATCGGGTAAGTGAACTAGATGAAATACAATGGCCAGACCATATCCCTACGGAAGCAGACAATAACATTTGGGAATTCTGCTTTCATGGGCAGCAATACTTCGTCTATTGCGGAACACCTGCTCATAAACAGCGCGAGAGCAGACGAACTGATGTCTTTACATTAGCTATTACTCCGCGTTGGGTGTTAGATGAATTCAATCGTTCTCCAGAGTTAAGCCAGAAGATAAAAGATAACATTCGAACAAGACTTGAGGCGTACGATTCCGCTCCCGCCCACCCAGAACTAAAAAAATATGGGCAAGACGACAATTATGAATGGAAACAATATTTTCTCCGGGATGATGAAACTGCTCTATCAGAGTGCCCATTTCATAAACTTTGGAAAAATAACAATGAAAAAGCTTGA
- the rarD gene encoding EamA family transporter RarD gives MGKIKLDQHGIGFVSALWAYIFWGLLPLYWKLVAHVPADVVLAHRIIWSLIFVSGILVLLRKVPTFVTEFKTMLANKKQLLFITMAAGFISFNWFTYIWAVNNGHLVEASLGYYINPLVSVVFGMIFFKEILTKWQTLSFLLATAGVVILAIYTGGVPFISLTLAISFAFYGVLKKKVEVGALTGLAVETMIVTPVALIYLTMIYSSITEAFYLNSLSTLWLLAGGGAATAIPLLLFAIGARRIPLATIGFLQFLAPTITLIIGIFLFNEPFGGIHLLAFSFIWVALAIYTFSKTKLFRRLQTIQMEKRPAS, from the coding sequence ATGGGTAAAATTAAATTGGATCAACATGGAATTGGGTTTGTTTCTGCTCTCTGGGCTTATATCTTTTGGGGACTACTACCCCTTTATTGGAAGCTAGTTGCTCATGTGCCAGCAGATGTCGTCCTTGCTCACCGAATAATTTGGTCACTAATTTTTGTAAGTGGTATTTTGGTTCTTTTAAGGAAAGTACCAACATTCGTAACTGAGTTTAAAACAATGCTCGCCAATAAAAAGCAACTACTTTTCATTACAATGGCTGCAGGTTTTATTAGCTTTAATTGGTTCACTTATATTTGGGCCGTAAATAATGGACATTTAGTAGAAGCAAGTCTAGGATACTATATTAATCCACTCGTTAGCGTTGTATTTGGAATGATATTTTTTAAGGAAATTCTAACTAAATGGCAAACATTATCTTTTCTCTTAGCAACGGCTGGAGTAGTGATACTAGCAATCTATACAGGCGGAGTACCTTTTATTTCATTAACTTTAGCTATTAGTTTTGCTTTTTACGGAGTGTTAAAGAAGAAAGTAGAGGTCGGAGCGTTAACAGGTCTTGCGGTAGAAACGATGATTGTCACACCGGTAGCTCTTATTTATTTAACGATGATCTACTCATCAATTACTGAAGCCTTCTATCTGAACTCTTTATCAACCTTATGGCTTCTTGCTGGAGGCGGAGCTGCTACAGCGATACCACTGTTGTTATTCGCTATCGGCGCAAGAAGAATACCATTAGCTACCATCGGATTTTTGCAGTTCTTAGCACCAACGATTACTTTAATTATCGGTATTTTTCTTTTCAATGAGCCGTTCGGAGGAATTCATTTACTAGCATTTTCATTTATCTGGGTCGCACTAGCCATCTATACATTCTCAAAAACAAAGCTCTTTAGACGGTTACAAACCATTCAAATGGAAAAACGCCCCGCAAGTTAA
- a CDS encoding MMPL family transporter — MMRNYRWIYLLPILWIVIGVILHLHAPNMEQLVREKGQISVPEGFPSKIKAEMLEEHGGVTGEAVLVVYHHENGLNEEQYQQIKEKISQIGTDLGTAKVQQVITPFDSDEQKDLLVSEDGTTMLVVLMMKMGVTEVTYVRPEIEKATQVEGVSSYLTGSAVIAEDVIISSEEGLAKTEIITVIFVLGILLFVFRSLAAPLVPLITVGASYLVSVPIVAYLIEYMNFPVSNFTQIFIVAVLFGIGTDYCILLLTRFKEELILGKNRVDAMVTTYKAVGATVFYSALTGFIGFFAIGFADFDLYRSAVSVAVGIVVLIIGLWVWVPTAMLLLGEKLFWPARGKLTSSKSWIWNKLGRFSVYKPGWTIVVLALLLIPALLFHRGATSMDTLNEIGNEYDSVMAFEIISEKFSEGQAFPVSVVLENDEEWSNQEWMPYIELVTQELVKIDGVKEVRSATRPKGERMEEFTLPYLLGEVNDGLYEISDGLEEIREALLEIATELTDGQSDMRTAQQDVGKLVDGTRELQEGAEQIQEEMEKVSSGTQQSVAGLAQLNGSISGIANQMLQLTEGSTLPPELAFAITSLADGLAQVGGGITEIQGGLTEIGAGQQQIATATGEIASGIGDLRTGQDEIGGAFGEIEEAFAELAEGLEEIADGIEEIEEGLAEVQDLFEEIANQKANPLSGFFVPQTLFDNGDLDQLWETYTTPNHLVAKFDVILDVYPYSNEAIEVVNVIEERMQIALKGTPLEENRFSIGGLTSVNRDLKTISDEDFNRTAIVMLSGIFIVLVILLRSLIMPLYIMASLIITYIAAISFTEIIYIDLLGHAGLSWAVPFFGFVMLMALGVDYSIFLMGRFTENMRDMPLKEALVSAMGQIGTVILSAAIILAGTFGAMMPSGVMSLMQIATLVLVGLLLYAFFMLPLFIPVMVQLFGDKNWWPFKALK, encoded by the coding sequence ATGATGCGAAATTATCGCTGGATCTATCTTTTGCCAATTTTATGGATAGTCATTGGAGTTATTCTTCACTTACATGCTCCAAACATGGAACAGTTAGTCCGTGAAAAAGGACAGATTTCTGTACCGGAGGGCTTTCCTTCGAAAATAAAGGCAGAAATGCTAGAAGAACATGGTGGCGTTACAGGAGAAGCGGTTCTAGTCGTTTATCATCATGAGAATGGTTTAAACGAGGAACAGTATCAACAGATTAAGGAAAAAATTTCACAGATTGGTACTGACTTAGGAACGGCAAAAGTGCAACAAGTAATTACTCCATTCGATAGTGATGAGCAAAAAGATTTACTAGTAAGTGAGGATGGAACCACTATGTTAGTGGTCCTGATGATGAAAATGGGTGTCACGGAGGTAACATATGTTAGGCCTGAAATTGAAAAAGCAACGCAAGTGGAAGGCGTTAGCTCTTATTTAACAGGTTCAGCAGTGATAGCAGAGGATGTCATCATTAGTTCAGAAGAGGGCTTAGCAAAAACTGAGATCATTACCGTCATATTTGTTCTAGGTATATTACTGTTTGTGTTTCGCTCGTTAGCTGCTCCACTTGTGCCGCTGATTACCGTTGGTGCTTCCTACTTAGTAAGCGTACCGATTGTTGCGTATTTGATTGAATATATGAATTTTCCTGTCTCGAATTTTACGCAAATATTTATCGTTGCTGTTTTGTTTGGGATTGGGACTGATTACTGTATCCTACTTTTAACACGTTTTAAGGAAGAATTAATTTTAGGGAAAAATCGTGTAGACGCAATGGTTACTACATACAAAGCTGTTGGAGCAACTGTTTTCTATAGCGCTTTAACTGGCTTTATTGGATTTTTTGCAATTGGGTTTGCCGACTTTGATCTATATCGATCAGCGGTAAGTGTGGCTGTAGGTATTGTCGTTCTAATTATTGGTCTTTGGGTTTGGGTTCCGACCGCGATGCTATTATTAGGGGAAAAATTATTTTGGCCAGCAAGAGGGAAGTTAACCTCAAGTAAAAGCTGGATATGGAATAAACTAGGTCGTTTTTCAGTCTACAAACCTGGCTGGACGATTGTTGTATTAGCATTATTACTAATACCTGCACTATTGTTTCATCGTGGTGCCACATCGATGGACACATTAAATGAAATTGGTAATGAATACGACTCGGTCATGGCTTTTGAAATTATCTCAGAGAAGTTTAGTGAAGGTCAAGCGTTTCCTGTAAGTGTCGTATTAGAAAACGACGAAGAGTGGAGTAACCAAGAATGGATGCCTTACATTGAACTTGTCACTCAAGAGTTAGTAAAGATTGATGGAGTCAAAGAAGTTCGCAGTGCGACTCGACCTAAAGGTGAACGGATGGAGGAGTTTACACTCCCTTATCTGTTAGGGGAAGTGAATGATGGGCTATATGAAATTAGTGACGGCTTAGAAGAAATAAGAGAAGCTTTGTTAGAGATAGCTACAGAATTAACAGACGGGCAAAGTGATATGAGAACTGCTCAGCAAGATGTTGGGAAACTTGTTGATGGAACACGAGAGTTACAAGAAGGAGCAGAGCAAATCCAGGAAGAAATGGAGAAAGTTAGCTCTGGTACACAACAGTCAGTAGCAGGTTTAGCTCAATTGAATGGTAGTATCTCAGGAATTGCAAATCAAATGCTGCAATTAACTGAGGGCAGTACGTTACCGCCGGAATTAGCGTTTGCCATTACTAGTCTAGCAGACGGTCTAGCTCAAGTAGGTGGAGGGATCACAGAAATTCAAGGTGGTCTAACAGAAATCGGTGCAGGACAGCAACAAATTGCCACTGCAACAGGTGAAATAGCTTCAGGTATTGGTGACCTTCGTACTGGGCAAGACGAAATAGGTGGGGCTTTTGGTGAAATTGAAGAAGCGTTTGCTGAACTAGCTGAAGGCTTAGAAGAAATTGCTGACGGTATTGAAGAGATTGAAGAAGGGTTAGCGGAAGTTCAAGATCTTTTTGAAGAAATTGCTAATCAAAAAGCAAATCCGTTATCAGGCTTTTTCGTTCCGCAGACATTGTTTGATAATGGCGATTTAGACCAACTTTGGGAAACTTATACGACCCCAAATCACTTAGTTGCCAAATTTGATGTGATTCTCGATGTTTACCCATATAGTAATGAAGCCATTGAGGTTGTTAACGTGATTGAGGAACGAATGCAAATCGCTTTAAAAGGAACACCCCTTGAAGAAAATCGCTTTTCTATTGGTGGTTTAACGAGTGTAAACCGTGATTTAAAAACGATTTCAGATGAAGACTTTAATCGAACCGCGATTGTTATGCTATCAGGGATTTTTATTGTACTAGTGATATTACTTCGTTCACTAATCATGCCATTATACATAATGGCGTCATTAATTATTACCTATATCGCGGCTATTTCATTTACTGAGATTATTTATATTGATCTTTTAGGTCATGCGGGGCTTAGCTGGGCGGTACCGTTCTTTGGATTCGTGATGTTAATGGCCCTTGGAGTCGACTACTCAATCTTTTTAATGGGGCGCTTTACCGAAAATATGAGAGATATGCCGTTAAAGGAAGCGTTAGTTAGTGCAATGGGGCAAATTGGGACGGTCATTTTATCAGCTGCGATCATTCTAGCGGGAACGTTTGGAGCAATGATGCCTTCTGGCGTCATGTCACTAATGCAAATAGCGACTCTTGTATTGGTAGGGCTGTTGTTGTATGCGTTTTTCATGTTACCGTTATTCATCCCGGTCATGGTTCAGTTATTTGGTGACAAGAACTGGTGGCCGTTTAAAGCTCTGAAATAA